The following coding sequences are from one Cryptococcus deuterogattii R265 chromosome 1, complete sequence window:
- a CDS encoding actin cross-linking, producing MWSPQVDMERRASQQSALSPTPPTSKHGRTKSLSAISSFNAAMNINAGGPGGGAPMSPVRMGSPLIGPGGAVEFEWADIQARTFCRWLNKQLESHGLEPMTDVVKDFSSGVKLIQLLEIISEESLGRYVKNPKLRVQKAENAAKALNFIRSKGIKLTNIGPEDIVDGNLKLILGMIWTLILRFTIANITESGLSARDGLLLWCQRKTAGYNPEVDVQNFKGSFADGLALCALIHYHRPELLNYHGLDKNDKRNNTELAFKVAEEKLGIPRLLEVKDLCDVEVPDERSVMTYVAEFFHKFSSEDKAETGARRVEKFAEVMHGVWANKNDFERRLDLLLSALSATEQSWFIALQPSTYPDAISYLAQFNDYKRTSKREWVKERQELAALYSNIQTKIKTYSLKTWEPSEGAKLEDLEKRWADFLVSETARSRAINASVRDIKETLKKKFARAAEDFIYRLQQIEQAIGALAGPLPQQKQTLSQLSSSIPPLRKQLSTEISDLYNSCLEAKVEENDYTVLTVDDLEYELELAEVGLKKKIAFIDNQLVSAQHTNITPAKLEEFEATFKHFAWEETNTLGMWEMHSALASLGIVYAEEELETIFSELEQHFGAITYEAWLSLLVNITQDDASSPEQLREAFRGMAGEKPYVTDLDFEYAHLPKETVSFLQEAMPEVSELPELEEGMERRANGTTKAYDYNSFLEDAFA from the exons ATGTGGTCCCCTCAAGTCGACATGGAACGTCGCGCATCCCAACAATCAGCCCTGTCACCGACCCCTCCAACAAGTAAACATGGCCGTACAAAGTCTCTGAGCGCGATATCCAGCTTCAACGCCGCGATGAACATCAACGCCGGAGGACCTGGTGGGGGTGCACCGATGAGCCCTGTCCGCATGGGCAGTCCTCTGATAGGGCCGGGGGGAGCAGTTGAATTTGAATGGGCGGACATTCAAGCAAG AACATTTTGTCGATG GCTCAACAAACAGCTGGAAAGCCACGGACTGGAGCCCATGACAGATGTTGTCAAGGACTTTTCAAGCGGTGTCAAGCTCATTCAA CTCCTG GAAATCATCTCAGAGGAGAGTTTGGGACGCTATGTCAAAAATCCGAAGCTACGTGTGCAAAAGGCCGAG AATGCAGCAAAAGCCCTGAATTTTATACGATCGAAAGGAATCAAATTGACGAATATTGGTCCGGAAGATATCGTTGACGGAAACCTGAAGCTTATATTGGGCATG ATATGGACCCTCATTCTGAGATTCACTATTGCAAACATTAC AGAATCTGGTTTATCAGCGAGAGATGGTCTGCTGCTCTGGTGTCAAAGGAAGACGGCTGGCTATAACCCAGAGGTGGACGTACAAAACTTCAAAGGAAGTTTTGCAGATGGTCTAGCTTT GTGTGCTCTGATTCATTACCACCGTCCGGAGCTGCTAAATTATCATGGATTGGATAAGAATGACAAGCGAAATAACACTGAACTTGCTTTCAAAGTTGCTGAAGAAAAGCTCGGTATCCCC CGTCTGCTTGAAGTAAAGGACTTGTGCGATGTCGAAGTCCCAGACGAAAGATCTGTAATGACTTATGTTGCTGAGTTTTTCCACAAATTCTCAAGCGAAG ATAAAGCCGAAACTGGCGCTAGGCGAGTCGAAAAGTTTGCAGAGGTGATGCATGGTGTCTG GGCAAATAAAAATGATTTTGAGCGCCGTCTGgacctccttctctcggCTCTTTCTGCCACCGAACAGTCCTGGTTCATTGCGCTTCAGCCCTCAACATACCCGGATGCGATCTCGTACCTTGCCCAATTCAATGATTACAAACGAACCTCTAAACGGGAATGGGTAAAGGAGCGACAAGAGCTTGCTGCGTTGTACAGTAATATCCAGACAAAGATCAAGACGTATTCTTTGAAAACTTGGGAACCAAGTGAAGGGGCTAAATTGGAG GAtctggagaagagatgggcGGACTTTTTGGTGTCGGAGACTGCAAGGAGTCGAGCTATAAACGCCTCTGTAAGAGA TATCAAAGAGAccttgaaaaagaaatttGCGAGAGCGGCAGAGGACTTTATCTATCGCTTACAGCAGATTGAACAGGCGATTGGTGCCTTGGCCGGACCTTTACCA CAACAAAAGCAGACTCTTTCCCAactatcatcctccataCCACCCCTTCGCAAACAGTTATCAACAGAAATATCGGATCTCTACAACAGCTGTCTCGAAGCCAAGGTAGAGGAGAATGATTACACTGTTTTGACTGTGGATGATCTCGAGTATGAATTGGAGCTGGCTGAGGTggggttgaagaagaaaattgCATTTATAGATAACCAA CTGGTATCTGCGCAACACACCAATATCACACCTGCCAAGTTGGAAGAGTTTGAGGCGACTTTCAAGCACTTTGCTTGGGAGGAGACAAAT ACCCTCGGGATGTGGGAGATGCATTCAGCCTTGGCCAGTTTAGGTATCGTCTATGCT GAGGAAGAACTGGAAACGATTTTCTCTGAGCTAGAACAACACTTTGGCGCAATTACATACGAAGCATGGCTCAGTCTGCTCGTCAACATCACGCAAGACGATGCGTCCTCCCCTGAGCAACTACGCGAAGCCTTCAGAGGCATGGCTGGGGAGAAGCCATATGTCACTGACCTTGATTTTGAGTACGCGCATTTGCCTAAAGAGACAGTTAGTTTCTTGCAGGAAGCAATGCCGGAAGTGTCTGAGCTGCCcgagttggaagaaggaatggaaagaCGTGCTAACGGTACCACCAAGGCTTATGACT ACAACTCTTTCCTGGAAGATGCTTTTGCGTAG
- a CDS encoding RNA-binding protein with serine-rich domain 1: MPSRGRSTTPKSLTSDRSPARSYPSRSRSPSRSRSRSPIPRKASLRDADNDASGGGKYKVIVVSGLSKNVMKGHLDEIFSEYGRITGIDLPLFKVSGLNKGKAAIEFDTPAAASKAVKCMDGGQLDGSFLNVQISEHPLPPPQAPSPRRRSLSPSRSRSPPARRRRSPSPRSRSPSPRRGGPRASYGRRRSYSRSRSPPRYRGGRNSFPGRNINGSGPGPSGGRGGGGGGRGGFTRGGGPLPPGGRDNGWRRERSPPVPVPVRKWGERGAPRRASPEYGRGARSVSRSVSPRGPRGGARSRSPVRRRASVIRSRSPVRRRSRSRARSYSRGRSISMSRSRSPPPRKRYSPSRSRSRSSTRSMSIDRSRSNTRSPTK, from the exons ATGCCCTCAAGAGGCCGATCAACAACGCCCAAGTCACTCACTTCAGACCGTTCTCCGGCCAGGTCTTATCCCTCTCGATCTAGATCCCCCTCCAGGTCTAGGTCACGGTCACCCATTCCTCGAAAGGCTTCTCTTCGAGATGCCGACAACGACGCGTCCGGAGGTGGCAAGTACAAGGTCATCGTGGTATCTGGATTGAGCAAAAATGTCATGAAGGGCCATTTGGATGAGATTTTTTCAGAGTATGGGCGAATCACTGGGATTGATTTGCCGTTGTTTAAAGTTT CCGGACTGAACAAGGGTAAAGCCGCAATTGAGTTTGATACCCCTGCCGCGGCGTCAAAGGCGGTCAAGTGTATGGATGGTGGACAGCTGGATGGATCTTTCCTCAACGTTCAA ATTTCTGAacaccctctccctcctcctcaagccccttctcctcgtcgCCGATCCCTATCTCCTTCGCGCAGCCGCTCTCCTCCTGCTCGTCGTCGCCGTTCACCCTCTCCTCGGTCTCGttccccctctccccgTCGAGGCGGTCCTCGCGCTTCTTACGGTCGACGCCGTTCATACTCTCGTTCACGTTCACCGCCCAGATACCGCGGTGGACGAAATTCATTCCCTGGACGAAACATTAACGGTTCTGGCCCTGGACCTTCTGGCGGccgaggtggtggtggtggtggtcgaGGAGGATTCACAAGAGGCGGCGGGCCACTCCCTCCCGGAGGAAGGGACAATGGATGGAGGCGAGAGAGGAGCCCCCCTGTGCCTGTGCCTGTGCGTAAATGGGGTGAACGTGGTGCGCCTAGGAGGGCGTCGCCAGAATATGGCCGTGGTGCGAGGTCAGTCTCGCGTTCGGTCAGCCCACGTGGTCCGCGTGGTGGTGCGAGGTCGCGTTCGCCTGTCAGACGACGCGCGAGTGTTATTAGGAGCAGGAGTCCCGTTAGGAGGAGGAGTAGGAGTAGGGCGAGGAGTTATTCTAGGGGACGGAGTATTAGTAtgagcaggagcaggtctcctcctccaaggaagagatacAGCCCAAGCAGGAGTAGGAGTAGGAGTAGCACCAGAAGCATGAGCATTGATAGGAGTAGAAGCAACACCAGGAGCCCTACGAAGTAA
- a CDS encoding uncharacterized protein (genome sequence mistake): MVAAAANIGEAPTATLGEEHGLAEKAAEYGAAAIATIGSVVGGAAAAVEKATGVDLTHSSPLSIEEARARGIDVAHLQKVDAPTDSTSPQGSAPPASAIAALDEKVAELKSETIGASSTTGVINQVAVPLPNEQAPKTSYPADGSSALGHTTSSANNKEKDIKNDIPAQPETVDMNHQAVPAPVFTTIAPKDPKKDRSLESTDLKDTAGTKPIDSAPGVDAREAKREEQLHPTTATGEKPEVAEARKAAAPDTPEDNLKLKSEDVGKGSGAGVGSASNGRAQVPQSGVSAKTPTSPTTATATITETTQPANIATGTPVTPSKTTAATTNGTSVPAAAAGAGGAAAGAASVGGVGSATPGASNTAATSTPAGTKTTSTPGKESSSQPGSAKKKSGFLSKIKHALSPGHKSK; this comes from the exons ATggttgctgctgccgctaACATTGGTGAAGCGCCAACCGCTActcttggagaagagcatGGTCTTGCGGAGAAGGCTGCCGAGTACGGCGCGGCTGCCATAGCCACCATTGGATCCGTTGTAGGCGGTGCAGCCGCTGCCGTAGAGAAGGCGACTGGTGTAGACCTTACACACTCTAGTCCT CTGTCAATTGAAGAAGCCCGCGCACGAGGCATCGATGTCGCCCACCTCCAAAAAGTCGACGCCCCAACTGATTCCACTTCTCCTCAGGGTTCCGCACCTCCAGCTTCTGCTATCGCTGCCCTCGACGAAAAAGTCGCCGAACTCAAGTCTGAGACCATTGGTGCTAGCAGCACAACAGGAGTGATAAACCAGGTGGCTGTGCCATTGCCAAATGAACAGGCTCCTAAGA CTTCTTACCCTGCCGACGGGTCTTCCGCCCTCGGCCAcaccacttcttctgcaaacaacaaggagaaagacaTTAAGAATGACATTCCCGCGCAACCCGAAACAGTCGACATGAACCACCAAGCCGTGCCAGCCCCTGTATTTACCACAATCGCTCCCAAAGACCCCAAGAAGGACCGGTCGCTTGAGAGCACTGACCTCAAGGATACTGCCGGGACAAAGCCCATCGATTCCGCACCTGGTGTAGATGCAAGGGaggcgaagagggaggaaCAACTTCATCCCACGACCGCGACTGGTGAGAAGCCCGAAGTGGCCGAAGCGAGGAAGGCTGCTGCCCCTGATACCCCAGAAGATAACTTGAAGCTCAAGTCTGAGGATGTGGGTAAAGGCAGTGGTGCTGGAGTGGGGTCCGCTTCCAATGGTCGAGCGCAGGTTCCTCAATCAGGTGTCAGCGCCAAAACTCCTACCTCCCCTACCACTGCTACTGCGACCATTACCGAGACTACTCAACCTGCTAATATCGCGACTGGAACACCCGTCACGCCTTCCAAGACAACAGCGGCGACAACTAACGGAACATCTGtgcctgctgctgcagctgGTGCCGGTGGAGCTGCTGCCGGTGCCGCTTCAGTTGGTGGAGTTGGTTCTGCTACTCCTGGTGCTTCAAATACAGCCGCCACAAGTACTCCTGCCGGGACCAAGACTACTTCTACTCCAGGAAAGGAGTCTAGCAGTCAACCCGGAtctgcaaagaagaagtctgGTTTCCTTTCCAAG ATCAAGCACGCTCTTTCACCCGGACACAAGTCCAAGTAA
- a CDS encoding protein STU1 yields MPKTLTESEVEATLVKLKAADPDRKVDIIQFFGLQLEDLKELPTNIIDPFLLILPPLIRTPHSLLLSSVLSSFLPYFLPLIPKHPTTHLRLALVQVLPALLEKLNDAKERIHSAAGNAIVILGELSWEAEPPVPTSNLNSSGSLKPGSLSSSTNTKSKSHETLPHLWERHLKDVLQGKAWRSKVEGMKVLARVRSKEGAKMGLKSWLGILVDLLEDGDGNVRDQARETVVELLSPSSTPSAARSDFKRLLVARNVRKTIADDIITRILSGEPADRSAPAVVNSEARKEEGASRSGAATPALSQTDDVDIVYIASPHDLEREFHSMLPFFEGKETEENWAPRERSILRIRGMMKGQAHVKYQAAFIVGLKDGIVEGLSKTILSLRTTVAQQSCYLLKELPEGLGAAFDNFVEYLLPILGKMSGFTKKLIADRSQTAVTSIIIHTTVHPRIFINHIASGVQEKNVQTRAYSVNHLKTFLIVHSHAKHQIEATPGLSDTLDGAVRKALADVNPGVREVARQAFWRYHEVWRSKAEVLMNSLDGQARKQLEKANPRLTASPVPSYPSSSSTDAPSSATTKLQSKKVDLKTMLAERRRAVKEAGKRAQETNAGSPRVVSNPVPASSGVQHASATGLSRSSSAVGIERHVHASSPSPVRSPTLSSSAIRTRFSSSPKPIQFPIQKKTEVDSPLRSRSTSLTPDLARSPRKSPSPSSRSGLGSDESPLRQVSTYPAAGGHYSVEEGRRAVSEFAEVARNGGEPEAGGLMLNEGQGVGDEGNTNQEQPPAVQEEVDQDEQSQQPGSELELEQPVSHQGDIFSTSASGHVPSTPARSIATPSATPLPSSRNENANGEKVVNSKVNSEAFQTPLNSRTNACRSSGVIRTPAWKDSPRPEAVTPQMMQKLKERRHERSWWVKRQELLEKASPLKSLTPSPSSAILPDIEALELGAPTFKNLQKIALFCSSHPVRPQPVIEESEEERRAFEEEKSVWTGMFDRVMDGVIDLLRPDKDKELLEQGLVVLWEIVQHQWPLVDDTQRLCHGLFRLRESHDAVILESTNALISLLVQISDPMLLLFNLRSSLDRFLTNHPVPLSNFADSPDPVTSVFSQLSASSSKKSPEKMTRNSGYLFGLTSIGMCVLRLSAPVVVSEGPKLGQIVMAAIKDPSSIIRQAAHSVLLAIQCVIHDSRKTLAFVPDLSQGQKDLAVYYMAQNGVLEQIGLHKKAANEGETGGEEERDNMAGELAGLMSRGVIRE; encoded by the exons ATGCCTAAAACGCTAACAGAATCTGAGGTAGAGGCTACTCTTGTGAAGCTCAAAGCAGCAG ACCCCGACAGGAAAGTCGATATCATACAGTTCTTTGGACTGCAGCTTGAGGATCTAAAAGAA CTTCCGACAAATATTATTgaccccttcctcctcatcttaCCTCCTCTCATCCGTACACCCCACTCCCTTTTGTTATCCTCcgttctctcttctttcctcccctaCTTCTTGCCTCTCATCCCTAAGCACCCCACGACCCATTTACGCTTGGCCCTCGTTCAAGTCCTTCCGGCGCTACTGGAAAAACTCAATGATGCAAAAGAGAGAATACACTCAGCGGCCGGCAATGCGATCGTCATTCTTGGGGAGCTGAGTTGGGAAGCTGAACCGCCTGTGCCAACGTCAAACCTCAATTCTAGTGGCAGTCTAAAGCCTGGAAGTCTATCATCAAGTACGAACACTAAGTCAAAATCGCACGAGACACTTCCTCATTTATGGGAAAGGCACTTAAAGGACGTTCTTCAAGGCAAAGCTTGGCGGTCAAAAGTAGAGGGTATGAAGGTGTTAGCAAGAGTGAGAAGTAAAGAAGGCGCGAAGATGGGCCTTAAGTCATGGCTAGGCATTCTAGTCGATCTGTTGGAGGACGGGGATGGGAATGTTAGGGATCAAGCTAGGGAA ACCGTTGTTGAGCTCTTatcgccatcatcaaccCCGTCCGCTGCTCGATCGGATTTCAAAAGGCTGCTAGTTGCGAGAAACGTACGAAAGACGATAGCAGATGATATTATCACACGTATTCTTAGTGGTGAACCGGCTGACCGTTCTGCACCTGCCGTTGTGAATTCTgaggcaaggaaggaggaaggtgcTAGTAGGTCAGGAGCGGCTACCCCTGCTCTTTCACAaacagatgatgtggataTCGTCTAT ATTGCCTCTCCACACGACCTCGAGAGAGAGTTCCACTCCATGTTACCTTTCTTTGAGGGTAAAGAGACTGAAGAAAATTGGGCAccaagagagagaagtaTCCTTCGCATACGAGGTATGATGAAAGGACAAGCGCATGTCAAATACCAAGCTGCTTTCATAGTCGGTTTGAAGGATGGCATTGTGGAAGGACTGTCAAAGACT ATACTCAGTCTGAGGACCACAGTGGCTCAACAAAGTTGTTATCTTCTCAAGGAGCTCCCAGAAGGTTTAGGGGCGGCGTTTGACAATTTTGTCGAATACCTCTTACCTATACTGGGAAAGATGTC GGGGTTTACCAAAAAGCTCATCGCCGATCGCTCCCAAACCGCCGTGACATCTATTATTATTCACACTACCGTTCACCCCCGTATCTTCATCAATCACATCGCTTCAGGTGTCCAAGAAAAGAATGTCCAGACCCGCGCCTATTCAGTTAACCACCTCAAAACATTCCTGATTGTCCATTCCCACGCCAAACACCAAATCGAAGCGACACCAGGTTTGAGTGATACGCTGGATGGTGCGGTCAGGAAAGCGTTGGCAGACGTGAACCCGGGTGTGAGAGAGGTGGCAAGGCAAGCATTCTGGAGGTATCACGAAGTGTGGAGAAGCAAAGCAGAAGTCTTGATGAACAGCCTGGATGGGCAGGCGAGGAAGCAGCTCGAGAAAGCTAATCCGAGGTTGACGGCTTCTCCTGTGCCTTCTtatccctcttcatcatctaccgATGCCCCAAGCTCTGCAACTACAAAGCTCCAGTCCAAAAAGGTGGACCTCAAGACGATGCTTGCAGAAAGGAGGCGAGCCGTGAAAGAAGCTGGAAAGCGAGCACAAGAGACGAATGCGGGGTCTCCTAGAGTGGTGTCAAACCCCGTGCCTGCTTCATCGGGCGTTCAGCACGCTTCCGCCACAGGTCTATCGAGATCGAGCTCTGCTGTCGGTATTGAAAGACATGTACATGCCTCCAGCCCCAGCCCCGTTCGTTCACCCACACTTAGTTCATCGGCTATTCGTACCAGgttctcatcctctcccaaaCCCATTCAATTCCCTATCCAGAAGAAGACCGAGGTCGACTCACCCCTGCGCTCGCGATCTACAAGCCTTACCCCAGATTTGGCGAGAAGCCCGCGCAagtcaccatcaccatcttcaagatcAGGTTTGGGATCGGACGAATCTCCATTACGGCAGGTCTCGACTTATCCTGCTGCGGGTGGACATTACtcagtggaggaaggaagaagagctgtaTCCGAGTTTGCAGAGGTGGCTAGAAATGGTGGTGAGCCTGAAGCTGGGGGGCTTATGCTGAATGAAGGACAAggggttggagatgagggcAATACGAACCAAGAACAACCTCCAGCAGTacaggaagaagtggaCCAAGATGAACAGAGCCAACAACCCGGATCTGAGCTTGAGTTAGAGCAACCGGTGTCTCATCAGGGTGATATTTTCTCTACTTCGGCTTCCGGTCATGTGCCATCGACCCCTGCACGATCGATAGCGACACCTTCAGCCACACCGTTACCTAGTTCGCGTAATGAGAACGCCAACGGCGAAAAGGTTGTCAACTCGAAGGTCAACTCCGAGGCTTTCCAAACGCCACTTAACTCCAGGACTAATGCTTGTAGAAGCAGCGGTGTTATTCGTACTCCGGCATGGAAGGACTCTCCAAGACCAGAGGCAGTGACTCCTCAGATGATgcagaagttgaaggagagacgGCATGAGAGGAGCTGGTGGGTGAAAAGACAAGAGT TATTAGAAAAGGCTTCGCCACTCAAGTCTCTTACtccatcaccttcatctgccATACTGCCTGATATTGAAGCTCTCGAATTGGGCGCACCGACGTTCAAGAACCTCCAGAAAATCGCACTTTTCTGCAGCTCGCATCCCGTCCGTCCTCAACCAGTTATCgaagagagcgaagaggaaaggagggcgtttgaagaagagaagagtgtcTGGACCGGGATGTTTGACAGGGTCATGGATGGCGTGATAGACCTCTTGAGACCAGACAAG GACAAAGAACTTCTCGAACAAGGACTGGTTGTCCTTTGGGAAATCGTTCAACATCAATGGCCATTGGTCGATGATACGCAGAGACTGTGTCACGGGTTGTTCAGGTTGAGAGAAAGTCATGATGCCGTT ATACTCGAGTCGACTAACGCTCTGATATCTCTCCTCGTCCAAATATCTGACCCgatgcttcttcttttcaatctccGTTCATCCCTCGATCGTTTCCTCACCAATCATCCTGTCCCTCTCTCAAACTTTGCGGACAGTCCTGATCCAGTGACCAGTGTCTTCTCACAACTGTCAGCCTCGAGCTCCAAAAAATCGCctgagaagatgacgaggaaCTCGGGCTATCTATTTGGGCTTACAAGTATCGGCATGTGCGTATTGAGATTATCGGCGCCCGTGGTTGTTTCGGAAGGGCCGAAACTAGGTCAGATTGTCATGGCA GCAATAAAAgatccttcatccatcatccgCCAGGCTGCCCATTCTGTCCTCCTGGCCATCCAATGCGTTATTCATGACTCCAGGAAAACACTTGCCTTTGTGCCTGACCTGTCACAGGGTCAAAAAGATCTCGCTGTATACTATATGGCACAGAACGGGGTCTTGGAGCAGATTGGACTTCATAAAAAAGCAGCTAATGAAGGAGAAACAgggggggaagaagagagggataATATGGCTGGCGAGTTGGCAGGGTTGATGTCGAGGGGAGTGATAAGGGAGTGA
- a CDS encoding solute carrier family 39 (zinc transporter) member 7, which produces MLSSRPVAILSALTLGAVVLAGAYADKNQNFFGAPTKQVEGTSMKKVFATLFPFESPAWNSILATFYISSIPNFILLAVPASLDLTSLNTMISFATGGLLGDVFLHLVPHAFFGEGHEVGRSLVVEEKRNIVIGGAIFLGFACFFVLDKTMRVLSSSAGGEGNHHHSHSHSHSHTHVSSGRSSSIETEKENELRQRKTPITDSASADSKAVSASQDEKAVKETNPSLKLSAYLNLFGDFTHNITDGLAMAASFYSSPALGAVTTIATFCHEIPHEIADYSILIKSGFTKSQAMGSQFFTAVGAFVGTFLGIWIAETSGAGNASAHGEGIRLNIGEGLFGTSVAGGELVIPMTAGGFLYIASVSVIPELLEESRSGKQALKEYAAMAFGVFCMGVIAWNE; this is translated from the exons ATGTTGTCCTCCAGACCAGTTGCTATACTATCGGCCCTTACTTTGGGTGCTGTAGTGCTTGCGGGTGCTTACGCGGACAAG AACCAAAACTTTTTTGGAGCACCCACAAAGCAGGTGGAAGGAACATCTATGAAAAAGGTATTTGCAACATTGTTCCCTTTCGAAAGTCCCGCCTGGAACTCTA TCCTGGCAACTTTTTATATATCCAGTATACCCAACTTTATCCTCCTTGCTGTACCAGCCAGCCTTGACCTGACGTCTTTGAACACCATGATATCTTTCGCTACTGGTGGTCTTTTGGGAGACGTCTTCTTGCATTTGGTGCCGCATGCCTTTTTTGGAGAGGGTCATGAAGTAGGCAGGAGTTTagtggtggaggaaaagaggaataTAGTAATTGG AGgcgccatcttccttggttTTGCATGCTTCTTTGTACTGGACAAGACTATGAGGGTACTCAGCTCCTCGGCgggtggggaagggaaTCATCACCATTCGCATAGCCACAGCCATAGCCATACCCACGTATCCTCAGGCCGCTCGTCCTCTATCGAAAcggaaaaggagaatgagcTGCGTCAACGCAAAACCCCCATCACTGACTCTGCTTCAGCGGATAGCAAAGCCGTTTCTGCCTCTCAAGATGAGAAAGCAGTCAAAGAAACAAACCCCTCTCTCAAGCTTTCGGCTTACCTTAATTTATTTGGCGACTTTACCCATAACATCACTGATGGTCTTGCCATGGCTGCCAGCTTTTACAGCAGTCCTGCTTTGGGAGCGGTCACTACTATAGCAACATTTTGTCATGAAATCCCCCACGAA ATCGCAGACTATTCTATCCTGATCAAATCGGGTTTCACAAAATCTCAAGCAATGGGTTCCCAATTCTTCACCGCCGTAGGTGCTTTTGTCGGTACATTCTTGGGTATCTGGATCGCCGAAACGTCAGGTGCGGGAAATGCCTCAGCGCACGGCGAGGGGATCCGCTTGAATATAGGAGAGGGGTTGTTTGGGACGAGCGTCGCCGGCGGGGAACTGGTCATTCCAATGACGGCAGGAG GTTTCTTGTATATTGCAAGTGTGAGTGTGATTCCGGAATTGTTGGAGGAATCCCGGAGCGGGAAACAGGCGCTCAAAGAGTACGCCGCGATGGCATTTGGTGTCTTCTGCATG GGCGTGATTGCTTGGAACGAATAG